One part of the Francisella adeliensis genome encodes these proteins:
- the fslB gene encoding rhizoferrin export MFS transporter FslB — translation MCNTVKTQIILLCCCQLVVIAAMEMSNPFLPIYLHSLSNFGLLSANTWSILAYALPLISAIISSPFWGKYGDRFGYKTMILRAAGALAIIQLLIYLTDSVVIFITLRFIQGAIAGFLLASQSYAVVLVSKEYRSRVLAWLQSSTAIGIAIGPLIGGVFASIFSYNTIFLISALAATLTFTVLCLKLKKVNSHFEPKKHKNIHSKQSKRNTSAYFYFSVIFLSIFLAQTAKFLPQSFFAVYAENFFNSSPIVIGAIYAAPAFSLLLISAPLGLMFDKLLKKIDKQYFFASGYFITLFMLAAIAISIHATTHNIYLIIIARLILGASFAGTLPCLFSLACRAKDAGFGHLIGYCNTFSKFGNLSGIFLGGMIFQLCNMQTVFYLTSFIYLLLVIMYACLFYLFDQQKLNLNNKEISQCLN, via the coding sequence AAACTCAGATTATATTGCTATGCTGCTGTCAGCTTGTTGTAATAGCTGCAATGGAAATGAGCAACCCTTTCCTACCAATATACTTACATTCACTTAGTAACTTTGGTCTGCTTTCAGCGAACACTTGGAGCATCCTAGCATACGCACTACCTCTTATATCAGCGATAATCTCTTCTCCTTTTTGGGGCAAATACGGCGATAGATTCGGCTATAAAACTATGATTCTAAGAGCTGCTGGTGCTTTAGCTATTATTCAATTATTAATATACCTTACAGATAGCGTTGTGATTTTTATAACTCTACGCTTCATCCAAGGTGCAATAGCTGGTTTTTTACTCGCCTCGCAAAGTTATGCTGTGGTATTAGTTTCAAAAGAATATAGAAGTAGAGTCTTAGCATGGTTACAATCATCTACAGCTATAGGTATAGCAATAGGTCCATTAATTGGTGGGGTTTTTGCTAGCATTTTCAGTTATAACACAATCTTTCTAATCAGTGCTCTTGCAGCAACTCTAACATTTACAGTGCTATGCTTGAAATTAAAAAAAGTAAACTCTCACTTTGAACCAAAAAAACATAAAAACATACATTCAAAACAATCAAAGAGAAATACTTCTGCTTATTTTTATTTTTCTGTTATTTTTCTAAGTATATTTCTAGCTCAAACAGCGAAATTTTTACCTCAATCTTTCTTTGCTGTTTATGCAGAAAATTTCTTCAATTCAAGTCCCATAGTTATTGGTGCTATATACGCTGCACCTGCTTTTAGTTTGCTTCTAATATCTGCTCCGTTAGGACTTATGTTTGACAAACTACTTAAAAAAATTGATAAGCAATACTTCTTTGCTAGCGGTTATTTTATAACTTTATTTATGCTAGCAGCTATCGCAATAAGCATACATGCCACTACCCACAACATTTATCTTATAATCATTGCACGCCTTATATTAGGAGCCTCTTTTGCAGGGACACTACCTTGTCTATTTAGCCTAGCTTGTCGTGCTAAAGATGCTGGTTTTGGACACTTAATTGGGTACTGTAACACCTTCTCTAAATTTGGAAATTTATCCGGTATTTTCTTGGGTGGAATGATATTTCAACTATGTAATATGCAGACTGTATTTTATCTAACTTCGTTTATTTATCTACTCTTAGTAATTATGTACGCATGTTTATTTTATCTTTTTGACCAACAAAAATTGAATTTAAATAATAAGGAAATTAGCCAGTGTCTAAACTAG
- the fslC gene encoding rhizoferrin biosystnesis N-citrylornithine decarboxylase FslC, whose translation MSKLETSNSIFKDLSKNKIEEITHLYGSPCFIVSEKALLDRAKLFKKTITNHYQNSIAAYSVKTQSLPGIINIFCKNGFVPEVVSSDEFELIEKLNLNNSNIIFNGPYKTDESLTKAILSNSIINCDHFGEILRIAEIAKKLKTKVNIGIRICDNTTTKNWSRFGFPLTNTQSHDNEILKTIDKIKNIPELNFSGIHCHIGTNIRDLSRFEAMSQNIAKLAETILVKYNQTLDWIDFGGGLAGISPRLDDTQIEPYHPFDLEIYASTVINPLKEYLAKTNNKTKLIFELGRSLVDYSTALITSVVGVREQNNKYQTLITNAGIHIAPTTSVYRHPVYHTKPTDLPNKKTLLLGPSCMQHDLLSETYLPHLEYGDHVLVDGLGAYNISRNNEFIHLKPSVILVKKDNQYEILRAKQTH comes from the coding sequence GTGTCTAAACTAGAAACTTCAAATAGTATCTTTAAAGATCTTTCTAAAAACAAAATAGAAGAAATAACTCATTTATATGGATCTCCATGTTTTATAGTTAGTGAAAAAGCTCTTTTAGATAGGGCTAAATTATTTAAAAAAACAATTACAAACCACTATCAAAATAGTATCGCCGCGTATTCTGTAAAGACTCAGTCACTACCAGGTATCATCAATATATTTTGCAAAAATGGTTTTGTTCCAGAAGTGGTATCTAGTGATGAATTTGAGCTTATAGAAAAACTAAATCTCAATAATAGCAATATTATTTTCAATGGACCGTATAAGACAGATGAGTCGCTAACAAAAGCTATATTATCAAACAGTATTATCAACTGTGATCATTTTGGCGAGATATTACGTATTGCTGAAATTGCCAAAAAACTCAAAACTAAGGTAAATATTGGTATAAGAATATGTGATAACACAACTACTAAAAACTGGTCACGATTTGGTTTTCCTCTGACAAATACGCAGAGTCATGATAATGAGATACTCAAAACCATTGATAAAATAAAAAACATTCCTGAATTAAACTTCTCTGGCATACATTGTCATATTGGTACAAATATTCGCGATCTATCTCGCTTTGAAGCAATGTCTCAAAATATTGCAAAACTAGCTGAAACTATTCTTGTCAAATATAACCAAACATTAGATTGGATAGATTTTGGCGGAGGATTAGCTGGTATAAGCCCTAGATTAGATGATACTCAAATAGAACCTTACCACCCTTTTGATCTTGAGATTTATGCAAGCACTGTAATTAATCCACTTAAAGAATACCTAGCAAAAACAAACAATAAAACAAAGCTAATCTTTGAACTAGGCAGAAGCTTAGTTGACTACTCTACTGCATTAATTACTTCAGTTGTAGGAGTAAGAGAACAAAATAATAAATATCAAACACTAATAACAAATGCTGGTATACATATAGCTCCAACAACATCTGTTTATAGGCACCCTGTATACCATACTAAACCAACTGATTTGCCTAATAAAAAAACTCTACTACTAGGACCTAGTTGCATGCAACATGATTTATTATCTGAAACTTATTTACCACATCTTGAGTATGGCGATCATGTTTTAGTTGATGGCTTAGGAGCTTACAACATTTCAAGAAATAATGAGTTCATACACTTAAAACCTAGTGTAATTTTAGTAAAAAAAGATAATCAATACGAAATACTCAGAGCAAAACAAACACATTAA
- the fslD gene encoding rhizoferrin import MFS transporter FslD: MNLDNKNIRHIPLLVLSTWFLGNMGVHFLLPLLPIMTKDLDTSVRLTQYVIAFFLAGKALGMIIYGPLSEVYGRRKFMLIGLLLYIISSFCCIFASDITWLIFFRFIQGLGVSATILMGRIIINDSYPNDKAANVFGYLFALAAIIIAFLPTLGGVIATFKNWHFAFIVMCIYSSFIFLIMFKYLPETQKADFRKKLSFKGILRDYSTVFRHPVFFGYLMCTGLMVAGETAFNTSAAFLMIKTYGIPTKTFGIMMSSLLVAHLLGAVICGRYVVRKGISNLTGVGVVILVLAAVFLLATTMLKVDGPYLTISAMFVYFLGTGFIMTTAAVGVVSPFPKMIGTAMAFALSLEFLLSSLSSFITSHLAITSLYPISLLITILSIISFGMWLFYIKRNK, translated from the coding sequence ATGAATTTAGATAATAAAAATATAAGACATATCCCTTTACTGGTTCTATCGACATGGTTTCTTGGCAATATGGGAGTACATTTTTTACTACCTCTACTTCCGATTATGACAAAAGATTTAGATACATCTGTAAGGCTTACACAGTATGTTATTGCTTTTTTCTTAGCAGGAAAAGCTTTAGGAATGATAATCTACGGCCCTTTATCAGAGGTCTATGGTCGACGCAAATTTATGTTAATAGGGCTTCTACTTTATATTATAAGTAGTTTTTGTTGTATATTTGCTAGTGACATAACATGGCTGATATTTTTCCGCTTTATCCAAGGTCTTGGGGTAAGTGCTACGATACTCATGGGGCGAATAATTATCAATGATTCTTACCCTAATGACAAGGCTGCAAATGTTTTTGGTTATCTATTTGCCTTAGCTGCGATAATTATTGCTTTCTTACCAACTCTAGGTGGAGTTATAGCAACTTTTAAAAACTGGCATTTTGCTTTTATAGTAATGTGTATTTACAGCAGTTTTATTTTCTTGATAATGTTTAAATACTTACCTGAAACGCAAAAAGCTGATTTTCGAAAAAAATTGTCTTTCAAAGGGATTTTAAGAGATTATTCTACCGTATTCAGGCACCCCGTTTTCTTCGGCTACTTAATGTGTACGGGCTTAATGGTCGCTGGTGAAACAGCATTCAATACAAGTGCTGCATTTTTGATGATTAAAACCTACGGTATACCAACAAAAACTTTTGGAATAATGATGTCCAGTCTCTTAGTAGCTCATCTGTTAGGTGCTGTTATATGTGGTCGCTATGTTGTCAGAAAAGGAATTTCTAATCTAACAGGTGTAGGTGTAGTAATTTTAGTATTAGCAGCTGTATTTTTATTAGCTACAACTATGCTTAAAGTTGATGGGCCATACCTAACAATATCTGCAATGTTTGTTTATTTTCTTGGAACAGGGTTTATTATGACAACTGCTGCTGTAGGTGTAGTCTCACCATTCCCAAAAATGATCGGCACAGCAATGGCTTTTGCACTATCTCTAGAGTTTTTGTTATCTTCACTAAGTAGTTTTATAACGAGCCATTTAGCAATAACATCTCTATACCCAATCTCATTACTAATAACTATTTTGAGTATTATATCCTTTGGAATGTGGTTATTTTATATAAAAAGAAATAAATAA
- the fslE gene encoding rhizoferrin import outer membrane protein FslE, with the protein MSNKLKALSLGVLVQLLLPSVGFSIEQQSPNKNLNDFDNLKTIKALEIKIKDIQSEINKLQHDDEKAKNSLTFSTYKSRIDSSNLISDAHRNTAFDILTNVNTDNSIINLGKSGLFNKNRGVDVANIPAITTMGEITFLGAFSGNNRIPIGMISSNLFASTLIGQRYKFDNHSIVFGARIGANTQAWSGSNGITNGTTTLPGNGQNIYLTAANLYFVSNLGHYVTAQFDFSTTELNNFSLGNALVIIGNLDTSPFFFTVGKNKLSIGAFGGGGTWTGGMTKFLAAGNVTNVSFNYKNDVLNTNIAVFGSDDNRLNFSAGLFYAEKWSENLAVGFNTGYVYNLAEAGNSSLNKFLKSQSKSGDTIGSLDINTNLTYTVGGGFLNIGAGWASTTNKKDFDDTGSNVLAGGWYAATNYSFVLKGRKTNFGTSYGQSYNASNIPMPISASPLSLGRSTTGVKQQFILSSQRAYFDNNVLVGPEYVYQELYDHKHMNTVTLNMNVYI; encoded by the coding sequence ATGTCTAATAAGCTTAAAGCATTATCCTTGGGTGTCTTAGTACAGCTATTACTCCCTTCTGTAGGATTTTCTATTGAGCAACAATCTCCCAATAAAAATTTAAATGATTTTGATAATTTAAAAACTATAAAAGCGCTAGAAATAAAAATAAAAGATATCCAATCCGAAATAAATAAGCTACAACATGACGATGAAAAAGCTAAAAATTCTTTAACATTTTCAACATATAAATCAAGAATAGATAGTTCAAATCTAATATCTGATGCTCACAGAAACACAGCTTTTGACATATTAACAAATGTTAACACAGATAATTCAATTATCAATCTAGGTAAAAGTGGTTTATTCAATAAAAATAGAGGTGTAGATGTTGCTAACATCCCTGCTATTACAACTATGGGAGAGATAACATTCCTAGGAGCATTCTCCGGAAATAACCGAATCCCAATAGGAATGATTTCAAGCAATCTTTTTGCATCAACCCTTATTGGTCAACGATATAAGTTTGATAATCATTCTATAGTGTTTGGTGCCAGAATTGGGGCAAATACTCAAGCATGGTCTGGAAGTAACGGTATAACAAATGGTACAACAACTTTACCTGGAAATGGTCAAAACATCTACCTTACAGCTGCAAACCTGTATTTTGTATCTAATTTAGGACACTATGTAACAGCTCAGTTTGATTTTAGTACAACTGAATTAAATAACTTCTCTCTCGGAAATGCTTTAGTAATTATAGGAAACTTAGATACTTCTCCATTTTTCTTTACAGTTGGTAAAAATAAACTATCTATTGGAGCGTTTGGTGGTGGTGGAACATGGACGGGTGGTATGACTAAATTTCTTGCTGCAGGGAATGTCACCAACGTCTCATTCAACTATAAAAATGATGTTTTAAACACAAACATTGCTGTATTTGGTAGTGATGACAATAGGTTAAACTTTTCAGCCGGATTATTTTATGCAGAAAAATGGAGTGAGAATCTAGCTGTCGGCTTTAACACTGGCTATGTCTACAACCTTGCTGAGGCTGGTAATTCATCTCTAAACAAGTTCCTTAAATCACAATCAAAAAGTGGAGATACTATCGGTAGTTTAGATATAAACACTAATCTTACATATACAGTTGGCGGTGGTTTTCTAAATATAGGAGCTGGCTGGGCATCTACTACAAATAAGAAAGATTTCGACGATACTGGCTCTAATGTCTTAGCTGGAGGATGGTACGCTGCAACCAATTACTCCTTCGTACTTAAAGGAAGGAAGACAAACTTTGGTACTTCTTATGGCCAATCTTATAATGCTTCTAATATACCAATGCCTATATCTGCATCCCCTCTTTCTCTAGGAAGATCTACCACCGGCGTAAAGCAACAGTTTATACTATCATCACAACGCGCTTACTTTGATAACAATGTCCTTGTTGGTCCAGAATATGTATACCAAGAACTATATGATCATAAGCATATGAATACAGTCACTCTAAATATGAATGTATACATATAG
- the trpB gene encoding tryptophan synthase subunit beta produces MSKLNAYFGEYGGQFVPQILVPALNQLEEEFIKAQQDESFKREFSELLTEYAGRPTALTLTRNLVKETKTKLYLKREDLLHGGAHKTNQVLGQALLAKRMGKKEIIAETGAGQHGVATALACALLDLKCKVYMGAKDVERQNPNVFRMKLMGAEVIPVHSGSATLKDACNEALRDWSANYAKAHYLLGTAAGPHPFPTIVREFQKMIGEETKKQILAKEGKLPDAVIACVGGGSNAIGMFADFIDEKDVKLIGVEPAGKGIDTTEHGAPLRHGRTGIFFGMKAPLMQDTHGQIEESYSISAGLDFPSVGPQHAHLQSIGRAEYVSATDDEALDAFKLLCRKEGIIPALESAHALAYAVKLANENPQKEQVLVVNLSGRGDKDIFTVHDVLKQKGEI; encoded by the coding sequence ATGTCTAAATTAAATGCTTACTTTGGCGAATACGGTGGCCAATTTGTGCCGCAAATCCTTGTACCTGCTCTAAACCAGCTTGAAGAAGAGTTTATCAAAGCTCAACAAGATGAATCTTTTAAAAGAGAGTTTTCTGAGCTTCTAACAGAGTACGCTGGTCGTCCAACAGCTCTTACACTTACTCGAAATTTAGTTAAAGAAACTAAAACAAAACTCTACTTAAAACGTGAAGATCTATTGCACGGTGGTGCTCACAAGACTAATCAAGTACTTGGCCAAGCTCTACTTGCAAAACGAATGGGGAAAAAAGAAATCATCGCAGAAACAGGTGCTGGTCAGCATGGTGTAGCTACAGCTTTAGCTTGTGCTTTGCTTGATCTTAAATGTAAAGTTTACATGGGTGCAAAAGATGTCGAGCGACAAAACCCCAATGTATTTAGAATGAAGCTTATGGGTGCAGAAGTTATCCCTGTACATAGTGGCTCAGCTACTCTTAAGGATGCTTGTAATGAAGCTCTTAGAGACTGGTCAGCTAACTATGCTAAAGCTCATTACTTGCTTGGTACAGCTGCTGGACCTCATCCATTCCCAACTATCGTTAGAGAATTTCAAAAGATGATAGGTGAAGAAACTAAAAAGCAAATATTAGCAAAAGAAGGTAAGCTACCTGATGCTGTGATTGCTTGTGTTGGTGGTGGTTCAAACGCTATTGGGATGTTTGCTGATTTTATTGATGAAAAAGATGTCAAACTAATAGGTGTAGAGCCTGCTGGTAAGGGTATTGATACTACCGAGCATGGAGCTCCATTAAGACACGGTAGGACAGGTATATTTTTTGGGATGAAAGCTCCCCTTATGCAAGATACTCACGGTCAGATAGAAGAATCATACTCTATATCTGCAGGTTTGGATTTTCCATCAGTTGGGCCACAACACGCTCATTTACAGTCTATTGGTCGTGCAGAATATGTATCTGCTACAGATGATGAAGCACTCGATGCTTTTAAGCTACTATGCAGAAAAGAAGGGATTATCCCAGCGTTAGAATCAGCTCATGCGTTAGCTTATGCTGTCAAATTGGCTAATGAAAATCCACAAAAAGAACAGGTTTTAGTAGTAAATTTATCTGGTCGAGGAGATAAAGATATATTTACAGTTCACGATGTACTAAAGCAAAAAGGAGAAATATAA
- the trpA gene encoding tryptophan synthase subunit alpha, with amino-acid sequence MMDRYTNLFDRLEAKNEGAFVPFVTIGDPNKQTSLKIIDTLVQAGADALELGIPFSDPLADGPTIQAANIRALDSGMTPDDCFDILREIRAKYPNTPIGLLLYANLVYANGIENFYTKCKDAGVDSILIADVPVHESKDFLEVAEKTGIQQIFIAPPDATDELLQSISKLGSGYTYLLSRVGVTGAETAANLPVETVLAKLKEYNAPKPILGFGISTPEQVTEAIKAGASGAISGSATVKIIENNLSDEQTMLDELSRFVESMKIGAK; translated from the coding sequence ATAATGGATAGATATACAAACCTTTTTGATAGATTAGAAGCTAAAAATGAAGGTGCTTTTGTACCATTTGTAACTATTGGCGACCCTAATAAACAAACATCTCTAAAAATCATAGATACACTTGTACAAGCCGGAGCTGATGCGTTAGAGCTTGGTATCCCATTTTCTGACCCTCTAGCTGATGGTCCTACTATTCAAGCTGCGAATATTCGTGCATTAGATAGTGGTATGACACCGGATGATTGTTTTGATATATTGCGTGAGATTAGAGCTAAGTACCCGAATACACCAATAGGCTTGTTGCTGTATGCAAACCTTGTTTATGCTAATGGTATTGAGAATTTTTATACAAAATGTAAAGATGCAGGTGTTGATTCTATCCTAATTGCAGATGTACCAGTCCATGAGTCAAAAGACTTCTTAGAAGTAGCTGAGAAGACCGGGATACAACAGATATTCATAGCTCCACCTGATGCTACTGATGAGCTTTTACAGTCAATCTCAAAGCTTGGTAGTGGTTACACTTATCTTCTCTCAAGAGTTGGTGTGACAGGCGCTGAAACTGCAGCAAACTTACCAGTAGAAACTGTACTAGCTAAACTCAAAGAGTACAATGCTCCTAAGCCAATTTTAGGGTTTGGTATATCTACTCCAGAGCAAGTCACAGAAGCTATAAAAGCAGGTGCAAGTGGTGCTATATCTGGTTCGGCAACTGTGAAGATTATTGAGAATAATTTGAGTGATGAGCAGACTATGCTTGATGAGTTGAGCAGGTTTGTTGAGAGTATGAAGATTGGGGCAAAGTAA
- a CDS encoding 5'-nucleotidase: MPIELNKTLVVAISATALFNLSESTKIFDEKSKSDPESAIDEYRKHMLEKEDDELEDGTGMPLVKALLNLNENLNDGDNPIVEVVIISRNSPETGFRVLKEIRRRNLPITRSAFIAGEKSSIYLDAFYVDLFLTTNEEDAQDVIDSKVCASALVKAPPKCVKPLDDKQVRFAFDADAVLFNETSEIINQTKGLKEFWSNEDENQNIPLPEEPYANLLKKLSKIQERLPGCVEYSPVKLAIMTARNSPAEMRVIKTLRAWNVYMDQAFFLGGLQKSRFLKAFKPHIFFDDQDSHLEPAALDVPCAKVLYPSHSPLNEIIRNKTDKRQIKEIKSEIVSEQLPLTNQ; this comes from the coding sequence ATGCCTATAGAGTTAAATAAAACATTAGTTGTGGCCATATCAGCAACAGCACTATTTAATCTTTCAGAATCTACTAAAATTTTTGATGAAAAATCAAAATCAGATCCTGAATCTGCGATAGATGAGTATCGAAAACATATGCTTGAAAAGGAGGATGATGAACTTGAAGACGGTACTGGAATGCCACTTGTAAAAGCATTGTTGAATTTAAATGAGAATTTAAATGATGGAGATAATCCAATTGTAGAGGTTGTAATTATTTCAAGAAATAGTCCAGAAACTGGATTTAGAGTTTTAAAAGAAATTCGTAGAAGAAACCTACCTATAACTCGCTCTGCTTTTATAGCTGGTGAAAAAAGTTCAATTTATCTTGATGCTTTTTATGTTGATTTATTTTTGACTACAAATGAAGAAGATGCTCAAGATGTAATTGATAGTAAAGTTTGTGCTTCAGCATTAGTAAAAGCACCACCAAAGTGTGTAAAACCTCTCGATGATAAGCAGGTTCGTTTTGCATTTGATGCCGATGCTGTTTTATTTAATGAAACGAGTGAAATAATTAACCAAACTAAAGGCTTGAAAGAGTTTTGGTCAAATGAAGACGAAAATCAAAACATCCCTCTTCCTGAAGAACCGTATGCAAATTTATTAAAAAAACTATCAAAAATTCAAGAACGATTACCTGGGTGTGTAGAGTATTCACCTGTTAAGTTAGCTATAATGACAGCACGAAATAGTCCGGCTGAGATGAGAGTTATAAAAACGCTTAGAGCATGGAATGTATATATGGATCAAGCATTTTTTCTTGGAGGACTCCAAAAAAGTCGTTTTTTAAAAGCATTTAAACCACACATTTTCTTTGATGATCAAGATTCACATCTCGAACCTGCTGCACTAGATGTGCCGTGTGCAAAAGTTCTGTATCCTAGCCACTCACCTTTAAATGAAATAATTAGAAATAAAACTGATAAGAGACAAATTAAAGAAATTAAGTCAGAAATAGTAAGTGAACAATTGCCCTTAACAAACCAATAA
- a CDS encoding DUF2164 domain-containing protein, which produces MTKINLTKQQTDQIVAKIKTYFTTELNQKIGGFEAEFLMEFFAKEIGPHFYNSGLNDAKKVFEQQLEEAGYMVDELEKSTN; this is translated from the coding sequence ATGACCAAAATAAACCTCACAAAACAACAAACCGATCAAATCGTAGCTAAGATAAAGACCTATTTCACTACAGAACTAAACCAAAAAATCGGCGGTTTTGAAGCTGAATTTCTTATGGAGTTTTTTGCAAAAGAAATAGGGCCACATTTTTATAATAGTGGTCTAAATGATGCTAAGAAAGTTTTTGAACAACAGCTAGAAGAAGCTGGTTATATGGTTGATGAGTTAGAGAAATCAACTAACTAA
- a CDS encoding homoserine O-acetyltransferase/O-succinyltransferase family protein, whose protein sequence is MEINRDYSKNSSVLINDKSGIDKHTLRIAVLNLMPTVQETEYQWQDLLSQNKNSSVEVVFFNSLIRPSSKVDKRYIDQNYSNWEKYDFNELDGIVITGAPVELLDFNEVDFYPEVCKIIAKSIEYNLHLMLICWAAQAALHYLYAVDKCCLDKKLFGVYEHKIIDNKHPLFKNFNKTEMKACISRQTKVNSIEALKYTDRILSSEIDGLDCLVDKNNSNIIYMFNHLEYTEKTLEAEFVRDLSYKKTNPPYNYYQSKNNYVNIKYSWKDDRVNFYSNWIDTLI, encoded by the coding sequence ATGGAAATAAATAGAGATTACTCAAAAAATTCTTCTGTACTAATTAATGATAAATCTGGAATAGATAAACATACTCTAAGAATAGCAGTATTAAACCTTATGCCAACAGTACAAGAGACGGAGTATCAATGGCAAGATCTCTTATCCCAGAATAAAAACAGCTCTGTAGAAGTTGTCTTTTTTAACTCATTAATTAGGCCTAGTTCTAAGGTCGATAAAAGGTATATAGATCAAAATTATTCTAACTGGGAAAAGTATGATTTTAATGAACTTGATGGAATAGTTATAACTGGAGCACCAGTTGAACTGCTCGATTTCAATGAAGTCGATTTTTATCCGGAAGTATGCAAAATTATTGCCAAAAGCATAGAGTATAATCTCCATCTAATGCTTATATGTTGGGCGGCTCAAGCTGCTTTACACTATTTGTATGCGGTAGATAAGTGTTGTTTAGATAAGAAATTATTTGGTGTTTATGAGCATAAAATAATAGATAACAAACACCCTTTGTTTAAAAACTTCAACAAAACGGAAATGAAAGCATGTATATCAAGACAAACAAAAGTAAACTCAATCGAAGCTCTTAAATATACTGATAGAATTTTATCATCAGAAATTGATGGGTTAGACTGCTTAGTAGATAAAAATAATTCCAATATTATCTATATGTTTAATCACCTTGAATATACAGAGAAAACATTAGAAGCTGAGTTTGTAAGAGACTTGAGTTATAAAAAAACCAACCCTCCATATAATTATTATCAGAGTAAAAATAATTATGTAAACATCAAATACTCTTGGAAAGATGATAGAGTTAATTTTTATTCTAACTGGATAGATACGCTAATTTAG